A genomic segment from Methanoplanus limicola DSM 2279 encodes:
- a CDS encoding GNAT family N-acetyltransferase, which yields MEDEIRIISLTPENISLYGVCGYKDVNKHEELRRKIAWYEEYYPKGLRIKALVSEKGGYQGMIEYIPGDYAHRPVDAAGYMFIHCIFTGFKKEYKGKGYGSALINECIRDAESHNMNGVAVVTRNGSFMAKKDIFIKSGFTVADTAKPDFELLVLRFDEYSENPGLKSLSEHPVSELPGSKLPKFREGLSEKAAGYPEGLTIIRSPQCPYSVKNVNAIMKTVEGKFGITPVLIDLKSHVGAQQSPCPFGTFCIIYNGKVISHHPISNSRFENIMNRPVK from the coding sequence ATGGAAGACGAAATCCGGATTATCAGTCTTACCCCTGAAAATATTTCTTTATATGGTGTCTGCGGTTATAAAGACGTAAATAAGCATGAGGAACTCCGGCGAAAAATTGCATGGTATGAGGAATATTATCCTAAGGGCCTTAGGATTAAAGCCCTTGTATCTGAAAAGGGCGGTTATCAGGGGATGATTGAGTATATTCCCGGAGATTATGCCCACCGCCCGGTTGACGCTGCCGGATATATGTTTATTCACTGCATATTTACCGGATTTAAGAAGGAGTATAAAGGTAAGGGATATGGTTCTGCACTGATTAATGAGTGCATAAGAGACGCAGAGAGTCATAATATGAATGGCGTTGCAGTTGTGACAAGAAATGGCTCTTTTATGGCGAAGAAGGATATTTTCATTAAGTCCGGGTTTACTGTCGCAGATACGGCAAAACCTGATTTTGAACTGCTTGTCCTGAGATTTGATGAATATTCAGAAAATCCTGGGCTAAAGTCCCTTTCAGAGCACCCTGTGTCAGAACTGCCTGGGTCCAAACTGCCAAAGTTCAGGGAAGGTTTAAGCGAAAAGGCGGCAGGATATCCTGAAGGTCTGACGATCATCCGGTCACCCCAGTGCCCGTATTCAGTCAAGAATGTAAATGCGATTATGAAGACGGTTGAGGGAAAATTTGGCATAACTCCGGTTTTAATCGACCTGAAGAGCCACGTGGGGGCTCAGCAGTCACCCTGCCCGTTCGGGACTTTCTGCATAATATACAACGGGAAGGTTATCAGCCACCACCCGATAAGCAACAGCCGTTTTGAGAATATCATGAATAGACCTGTAAAATGA
- a CDS encoding transposase: MANINERGGFFVSRVKNSAKPKLKEIVSESKIFDSIFEKGMNLGDFLEKVPKSDEIELICTFTGRDKEKPWGKKRINADFRVVCFWDENDKIWHNYATNLPGDAYKKDEIYQLYRYRWIIELLFKEMKSDYDLGKFLLAREPLALIHVYSMLIRLVLSRNLYKKMVASLDEDEKPRYGPFLWSKVFAEKAHEFLSIIDQSIFGKESVGERWKKLEDSLRRLACSRHKGYDRISLKYVGF, translated from the coding sequence TTGGCAAACATCAATGAAAGAGGAGGATTTTTTGTTAGTCGGGTCAAGAATTCAGCCAAACCAAAATTAAAAGAAATTGTATCAGAATCTAAGATTTTTGATAGTATTTTTGAAAAAGGAATGAATTTAGGAGACTTTCTTGAGAAAGTTCCAAAAAGCGATGAAATTGAGCTAATATGCACCTTTACTGGAAGAGATAAAGAAAAACCATGGGGCAAAAAAAGAATTAATGCAGATTTCAGAGTCGTCTGTTTCTGGGATGAAAATGACAAGATTTGGCATAATTATGCAACAAACTTACCTGGTGATGCTTACAAAAAGGACGAGATTTATCAGCTATATCGGTATCGATGGATAATTGAGCTGTTATTCAAGGAGATGAAAAGTGACTATGATCTTGGGAAATTTCTTTTAGCCAGGGAACCGCTTGCTCTGATCCATGTCTATTCTATGTTAATAAGGCTTGTTTTGAGCAGAAATCTGTACAAAAAAATGGTAGCATCACTTGATGAAGATGAAAAACCTCGTTATGGTCCATTTTTATGGTCTAAAGTTTTTGCAGAGAAAGCTCACGAGTTCCTGAGTATCATTGATCAGAGTATCTTTGGAAAAGAGAGTGTTGGTGAAAGATGGAAAAAACTGGAAGATTCATTGCGGCGACTTGCATGTAGCCGACATAAAGGATACGACCGAATTTCACTCAAATATGTTGGCTTTTAA
- a CDS encoding M12 family metallo-peptidase, with amino-acid sequence MKPEKIIRALTPLLIIALLAAMAVPAVSAEEKKSDLLFVDSSEAIFEIIGTTTNVKTNVDSEKSVNILENKYGKLNIPSTVLRYDIVQFSKADVETDKTNSLNISIYGKTYNLVLEKMDFEDIDDRIDSYSGYIKGLENSIALLTFDESMNKSLVHGTIQLKDETIFITPIQNRENGMKTAMPLHAVYSSKDMIQPSTAEIAEIKKLPQIKMKLPDNSSPADVPILSDTSKSSRSWESVYVLIATDQEFYELETNWVSSAQSYISQAAYQYQRADLGVFLNVASYDDNETKRVALSGDSRKTSDPLCLFKDIYPVSDLNDANADIAIYLGGNDLTTGQYDQAQGLSWGYSYYNTIYEDYCRYLWSQMIADNVPVWGFIYDGSYKARVYCIIHELGHIFNATHEKACTFYDGGFKTTVMTPTYLGIIEQTYEYSSPSYHGDIAHNNAGAISAVKGNIASFV; translated from the coding sequence ATGAAACCAGAAAAAATCATACGGGCATTAACCCCTTTATTGATAATAGCACTGCTAGCGGCGATGGCCGTTCCGGCTGTTAGTGCTGAGGAAAAAAAATCTGATTTGTTATTCGTAGATTCTTCAGAAGCAATTTTTGAGATAATTGGAACTACAACTAACGTGAAAACAAATGTTGATTCTGAAAAGAGTGTCAATATTCTCGAAAATAAATACGGAAAATTAAACATTCCTTCGACTGTTCTTAGATACGATATTGTTCAGTTCAGCAAAGCAGATGTTGAAACAGATAAAACAAATTCCTTAAATATTTCAATCTACGGCAAAACATATAATCTAGTCCTTGAAAAAATGGATTTTGAAGATATTGATGACAGAATAGATTCATATTCAGGATACATAAAAGGACTGGAAAACTCCATAGCATTGTTAACATTTGATGAAAGTATGAACAAATCTCTGGTTCATGGAACAATTCAACTTAAAGATGAAACTATATTCATAACACCTATTCAAAACAGAGAGAATGGTATGAAAACAGCAATGCCTTTACACGCTGTTTACTCTTCAAAAGATATGATACAACCAAGTACAGCAGAAATAGCTGAGATTAAAAAATTGCCTCAGATAAAGATGAAGCTACCAGATAATAGCTCTCCTGCAGATGTACCAATATTATCAGATACATCTAAATCATCAAGAAGTTGGGAATCTGTTTATGTTCTTATAGCAACTGATCAGGAATTTTATGAACTTGAAACGAACTGGGTATCATCCGCACAGAGTTATATTTCCCAGGCGGCATACCAATATCAAAGAGCAGACTTAGGAGTATTCCTAAATGTTGCATCATACGATGATAATGAAACAAAACGGGTTGCACTGTCAGGTGATAGCAGAAAAACATCGGATCCGTTATGCTTATTTAAGGACATATACCCTGTATCTGATTTGAATGATGCAAATGCAGACATAGCAATTTACCTGGGTGGAAACGATCTCACAACTGGACAATATGATCAGGCTCAGGGATTATCATGGGGGTATTCTTACTATAATACAATATATGAAGATTATTGTCGCTACTTATGGTCACAGATGATAGCCGATAATGTTCCTGTTTGGGGTTTCATATATGATGGATCATACAAAGCAAGAGTGTATTGCATAATTCATGAGTTAGGACATATATTTAATGCAACACATGAAAAAGCATGTACATTTTATGATGGAGGTTTCAAAACAACTGTAATGACACCCACTTATTTAGGAATTATTGAACAGACATACGAATATTCATCACCCAGTTATCATGGAGACATTGCACATAACAATGCAGGAGCAATAAGTGCAGTAAAGGGGAACATTGCATCATTTGTATAA
- a CDS encoding IS66 family transposase zinc-finger binding domain-containing protein — translation MNCESIRNYNKTYRYKKEIAKLSHDIIQLKVENEKLNKKLSQANSTNIELLYENEKLKKEFNEYKFRHPPTTGEKGGKPYAIKKESKKSTTKDSKDPDNNKTEKKKKRGAQPGHKGNFRPKPEKVDIHKTIDVAECPYCGNTKLSKVQEERTRIVEDIPIVKPIVTMYHIPRRYCSKCKKMVEGEVFRCSSKRKDRFKGYAYCGLDGCCNERYCSWNT, via the coding sequence ATGAATTGCGAAAGTATCCGTAATTACAACAAAACATACAGGTACAAGAAAGAAATAGCCAAATTATCTCATGATATTATTCAACTGAAGGTCGAAAACGAGAAGTTGAATAAAAAATTGAGTCAGGCTAATTCCACCAACATAGAGTTACTCTACGAAAATGAAAAGCTGAAAAAAGAATTCAATGAGTACAAATTCAGGCATCCACCAACTACAGGAGAAAAAGGTGGCAAACCATATGCCATAAAAAAAGAGTCAAAAAAAAGCACAACTAAAGATTCCAAGGATCCAGATAATAATAAAACAGAGAAGAAAAAGAAGAGAGGGGCACAACCTGGACATAAGGGTAATTTTAGGCCAAAACCGGAGAAGGTTGACATACATAAGACAATTGATGTGGCTGAATGCCCTTACTGCGGCAATACCAAATTGAGCAAAGTGCAGGAAGAAAGGACAAGAATTGTTGAGGATATCCCCATAGTTAAACCAATTGTTACAATGTATCATATCCCTCGGAGATATTGCTCAAAATGTAAAAAAATGGTTGAAGGAGAAGTTTTTAGATGCTCTTCCAAACGCAAGGATAGGTTTAAGGGCTATGCTTACTGCGGTCTGGATGGATGTTGTAATGAAAGGTACTGCAGTTGGAATACCTAA
- a CDS encoding IS66 family transposase, translated as MGELIAKEFSEYYEVLKEMVREADVRYMDETSWRESGINKWLWVFVAEGVALYMIAKTRSHKEPLSILGENPKGIDVHDRFSAYNTLARKTGNRAQQICWFHLLVDSKDLSKLYGEEGKHIHETMKYIHAKAKSFEGKGRPEDVENLISELQDKLDRPYKI; from the coding sequence ATGGGTGAATTGATTGCAAAGGAATTCTCTGAATATTATGAGGTTCTCAAAGAGATGGTCAGAGAAGCCGATGTCAGATACATGGATGAAACTTCCTGGAGAGAGAGTGGAATTAACAAATGGTTGTGGGTTTTTGTTGCGGAAGGTGTAGCACTATACATGATTGCAAAAACCCGCAGTCACAAGGAACCACTTTCTATTCTTGGAGAAAACCCAAAAGGAATAGATGTTCATGACCGATTCTCTGCGTATAATACATTGGCAAGAAAAACCGGAAACAGAGCACAACAGATTTGCTGGTTTCATCTTCTTGTAGATTCTAAAGATCTTTCAAAACTTTATGGTGAAGAGGGCAAACATATCCATGAAACAATGAAGTACATCCATGCTAAAGCAAAATCATTCGAGGGAAAAGGCCGCCCGGAGGATGTTGAAAATTTAATCTCAGAATTGCAGGATAAATTAGACCGACCTTATAAAATTTAA
- the ilvC gene encoding ketol-acid reductoisomerase, translating into MIKKYYESDADLSNLSGKKIAVIGYGSQGRGQALNLRDSGLDVIIGIRPGKSRVQAEEDGLEVYDVSEAAKTAQVVMILLPDETQADVYDAEIKPYLEENDCLMFSHGFNIHYGQIIPPENVDVVMVAPKGPGHMVRRVYEEGMGVPALIAIHQNASGNAKEISLAYAKGIGATRAVVLETTFREETETDLFGEQAVLCGGATSLIKAGFETLVAAGYAPEMAYLEVLHELKLIVDLIYEGGFTKMRDSISNTAQFGDLTRGPRVIGPETYAAMEDVLTEIQTGEFAKEWILENRVRRPVFNALTKADEEHLIEVVGAEIRGMMPQFQKKEECDEE; encoded by the coding sequence ATGATAAAGAAGTATTATGAATCCGATGCAGACCTGAGTAATCTTTCAGGGAAAAAAATAGCCGTAATCGGGTACGGATCACAGGGAAGGGGACAGGCACTTAATCTTCGTGACAGTGGCCTTGATGTTATTATCGGAATCAGACCCGGTAAGAGCAGGGTGCAGGCTGAAGAGGACGGTCTTGAGGTATATGACGTATCTGAGGCTGCAAAAACTGCACAGGTTGTAATGATCCTTCTTCCTGATGAAACACAGGCAGATGTATATGACGCTGAGATTAAGCCTTATCTTGAAGAGAATGACTGCCTTATGTTCTCGCACGGTTTCAATATCCACTACGGGCAGATAATTCCGCCTGAGAACGTGGATGTTGTCATGGTTGCACCCAAAGGTCCGGGGCATATGGTAAGAAGGGTATATGAGGAAGGCATGGGAGTTCCTGCACTAATTGCAATTCACCAGAATGCGTCCGGAAATGCAAAGGAGATCTCACTTGCGTATGCAAAGGGAATTGGTGCTACAAGGGCGGTTGTTCTTGAGACGACATTCAGGGAGGAGACTGAGACTGATCTCTTCGGTGAGCAGGCAGTGCTCTGCGGCGGTGCAACCTCACTTATTAAAGCAGGCTTTGAGACTCTTGTGGCAGCCGGATATGCGCCTGAGATGGCATATCTTGAGGTTCTTCATGAATTAAAGCTTATTGTGGATTTGATCTATGAGGGCGGATTTACAAAGATGCGTGATTCTATCTCCAATACCGCACAGTTTGGCGACCTTACAAGAGGGCCGAGGGTAATCGGGCCGGAGACATATGCCGCAATGGAGGATGTCCTGACCGAAATTCAGACCGGAGAGTTTGCAAAGGAGTGGATTTTAGAAAACAGGGTCAGAAGGCCCGTATTCAACGCACTGACAAAAGCGGACGAGGAACATTTAATAGAGGTTGTTGGTGCTGAGATCCGCGGCATGATGCCTCAGTTCCAGAAGAAGGAAGAGTGCGACGAGGAGTAA
- a CDS encoding ubiquitin family protein, which yields MRCKFTLTKENITKEAEFEEGTPLSDLLFNCGIIPDTVIIELNGRIIPEDEPAEEADYDVVTTASRG from the coding sequence ATGAGATGTAAATTCACATTAACAAAAGAAAATATTACAAAGGAGGCAGAGTTTGAAGAAGGAACTCCACTTTCAGATCTCCTGTTTAACTGTGGAATAATTCCGGATACTGTAATAATTGAGCTTAACGGCAGAATTATACCGGAGGATGAGCCGGCAGAGGAAGCTGATTATGATGTTGTAACCACTGCTTCGAGAGGGTGA
- a CDS encoding TrmB family transcriptional regulator encodes MIDESLIPELNKLGMSEYEAKTYTVLLALRVASAREVHEITNIPRGRVYETLNALIEKGFVNSSSDNPARYSATDVSRTFDRLKREKLIFLDRLSTRLQNFEKERPEQVLQAYELRTAWSIDKQIRLSFARAKSEMIILCNDLSFLEKFSAEIIRTQKRIPVYPVVSNVETAGKLRVKCYLGDKDINSAFFSPPSEVTEISTIKLVIYTDRHESLLVFERNGILEGVFLSNDIHAVYQSRTILKNIKEIKSSKSSL; translated from the coding sequence ATGATAGATGAATCACTTATTCCTGAATTAAATAAACTGGGTATGAGTGAATATGAGGCGAAGACATATACAGTTCTTCTCGCTCTGCGGGTGGCCAGTGCACGTGAAGTTCACGAGATCACAAATATCCCGCGTGGAAGAGTATATGAAACCCTGAATGCCCTGATCGAAAAGGGGTTTGTTAATTCTTCATCTGATAACCCTGCAAGATACAGTGCAACGGATGTTTCCCGGACGTTTGACAGGCTTAAGCGTGAAAAACTGATATTTCTTGACAGACTCAGCACAAGGCTTCAGAATTTTGAAAAAGAGAGGCCGGAACAGGTATTGCAGGCTTATGAACTTAGAACTGCGTGGTCAATAGATAAGCAGATCCGGCTTAGTTTTGCAAGAGCTAAATCTGAAATGATAATTCTCTGCAATGATTTATCATTCTTAGAGAAGTTCTCAGCGGAAATTATACGCACTCAGAAACGAATTCCGGTATATCCTGTTGTAAGTAATGTGGAAACCGCAGGAAAACTCCGTGTAAAGTGTTATCTTGGTGATAAGGATATTAATTCTGCCTTTTTTTCTCCACCGTCAGAAGTAACGGAGATCAGCACAATTAAGCTTGTCATCTATACCGACCGGCATGAATCTCTGCTTGTATTTGAGAGAAACGGAATTCTTGAGGGGGTGTTTCTCTCAAATGATATCCATGCAGTATACCAGTCAAGGACAATTCTGAAAAATATAAAGGAAATTAAGAGTTCAAAATCCAGTTTGTAA
- a CDS encoding DUF2080 family transposase-associated protein: protein MKKVPIVAETELNVKNIEGFYIRKVTPFGTSAKVDCPKEHLGKKVYLVIVGPED, encoded by the coding sequence GTGAAAAAAGTACCAATTGTTGCAGAAACTGAACTTAATGTCAAAAACATTGAGGGGTTCTACATTCGAAAAGTTACACCCTTTGGAACAAGTGCGAAGGTTGATTGTCCAAAGGAACACCTTGGAAAGAAAGTCTATCTTGTAATTGTAGGGCCTGAAGACTGA
- a CDS encoding MFS transporter, with protein MKFQPTKWTLVFLLASAMLILMGGAAVAPALPLISEAFPDCSEALVSLIVTLPSLAIAITGFFIGGLSDRIGRLPILSASLLIFSVAGASGFFLNSLPAILAGRFILGIGIAGITTTTTALITDYYSGMTRTKVLGYQGASMGAGVLILETSGGFLAGISWRLSFLIYLIGLVILIGVLATMKEPLREQKTFLHESTDKSTAETGKDAIQREKGLIKPNRKRESNTRPVCEILSVYITLFLSMVMFFLLPTKLPYLIPDILTTMDLSETGGIFANPALLSGMFLGVVGLVSALMGVFYWKIAVHMHKNLILVLTYFMLCAGFITLGLSHSLPVAGIAVVIIGIGNGLMIPTLLNWLTSVTPMAVMGRIMGGYSVSLNLGQFASSLIIVPVFAVVGTYSGLYLAFSILAALLTVVYLIAYLKTRALNLAEPSPVRN; from the coding sequence GTGAAATTTCAGCCCACAAAATGGACTCTGGTGTTTCTGCTTGCGTCTGCGATGCTCATATTAATGGGCGGCGCAGCAGTCGCACCTGCGCTCCCGTTAATCAGTGAAGCATTTCCTGATTGTTCCGAGGCTTTAGTTTCATTAATTGTAACACTCCCGTCACTTGCAATTGCCATTACCGGTTTTTTTATCGGCGGCCTGTCAGACAGAATTGGAAGACTGCCCATACTCTCTGCATCCCTCTTAATATTCTCAGTTGCAGGAGCATCCGGTTTCTTTCTTAATTCGCTTCCGGCAATCCTTGCAGGAAGATTTATTCTGGGTATAGGAATTGCAGGCATTACCACCACAACAACCGCCCTTATAACAGACTATTATTCCGGAATGACACGCACAAAAGTTCTCGGATATCAGGGAGCCTCAATGGGTGCAGGTGTTTTAATCCTTGAAACCAGCGGAGGATTTCTTGCAGGAATCTCCTGGAGACTTTCATTTCTGATATATCTCATAGGTCTTGTGATACTTATCGGTGTCCTTGCAACAATGAAAGAGCCACTGAGAGAACAAAAAACATTCTTACATGAATCCACAGATAAAAGCACAGCAGAAACCGGGAAAGACGCAATACAGAGAGAGAAGGGATTAATAAAACCCAACAGAAAAAGAGAAAGTAATACCAGACCAGTTTGTGAAATCCTTTCGGTCTATATCACACTTTTCCTGAGTATGGTTATGTTCTTTTTACTGCCGACAAAACTCCCCTACCTTATACCGGATATTCTTACCACAATGGATCTTTCTGAAACCGGAGGGATCTTTGCAAACCCCGCATTACTCAGCGGTATGTTTCTCGGAGTAGTCGGTCTGGTCTCAGCCCTTATGGGAGTTTTTTACTGGAAAATTGCAGTACATATGCACAAAAACTTAATTCTTGTCCTGACATATTTCATGCTTTGTGCCGGATTTATTACACTCGGATTATCTCATTCACTGCCGGTAGCCGGAATAGCAGTAGTAATTATAGGCATTGGAAACGGCCTTATGATACCAACACTTTTAAACTGGCTGACATCAGTTACACCAATGGCAGTTATGGGGAGAATAATGGGAGGATATTCAGTATCACTCAATCTGGGACAGTTCGCATCATCTCTGATCATAGTGCCGGTCTTTGCAGTTGTAGGGACATACTCCGGCCTGTATCTGGCATTCAGCATTCTGGCGGCACTCCTCACTGTTGTTTATCTTATAGCCTACCTGAAAACAAGAGCTTTGAATCTCGCAGAACCCAGCCCCGTCCGGAATTAA
- a CDS encoding IS1634 family transposase, with translation MVAIVHQTDKRSGITYAYRSVSYWDKEKKQSRAKRTLIGRVDKETGKIVPTDGRNRKKKEGNPPVKRNTKRFEEAHRSFYGATYLLDAIGEKLGIIHDLKQCFPDTYEQILSVVYYLILEDSTPIYRFEKWGLLHKHPYGKDITSQRSSELFSSITEANKLQFFRLQGKRRMDNEFWAYDTTSLSSYSETLRQVQYGRNKEHDKLAQLNLALVFGQESNLPFYYRKLAGNIPDSKTITRLLEELDILDHSRVKLVLDRGFYSEVNINNLFKNHVKFLAGVRMSLKFVYGELDAVYDIFRSFERYSENYELYYQTIRTTWNYTQERPYKGDTLQESRRLYIHYYYNIDRAAEDEKNFDRKLIALKKELESGERVPGHAKLYKQYFITKTTPKRGTKAQIIDENVIKAKRYFGFFALITNEKMDAVTALELYRNKDVVEKAFGNLKERLNMRRTLVSSEQSLDGKLFVQFVALIYLSYLKKQMQDHNLFRNYTLPGMLDKLDVIECFEQPGKSLRVGEILDKQEQLYRDLGVTPPTSL, from the coding sequence ATGGTCGCAATAGTTCACCAAACAGACAAAAGATCCGGGATAACCTATGCTTACCGCTCCGTATCATACTGGGACAAGGAAAAGAAACAGTCACGTGCCAAACGTACCCTTATTGGGCGTGTAGACAAAGAGACAGGTAAAATAGTCCCCACTGATGGACGCAACAGGAAGAAAAAAGAAGGTAATCCGCCTGTGAAACGTAATACAAAGAGGTTTGAGGAAGCACATCGTTCATTCTACGGAGCCACATATCTACTGGATGCTATTGGTGAGAAATTAGGTATCATTCATGATCTGAAACAGTGTTTCCCCGACACATATGAGCAAATCTTATCCGTTGTGTACTATTTAATCCTTGAAGACAGCACTCCGATATACCGTTTTGAGAAGTGGGGACTCCTGCATAAGCATCCTTATGGCAAAGACATCACCTCACAACGCAGTAGTGAACTGTTTTCCAGCATTACCGAGGCAAATAAACTACAGTTCTTCAGACTTCAGGGAAAGAGAAGGATGGATAATGAATTCTGGGCTTATGATACAACATCTCTGTCCAGCTATTCAGAAACCCTCAGGCAGGTACAGTATGGTCGCAACAAGGAGCACGACAAACTGGCACAGCTGAATCTTGCTCTGGTCTTTGGACAGGAGTCCAATCTCCCTTTCTATTACAGAAAACTCGCAGGTAATATCCCGGATTCAAAGACCATTACACGCCTGCTTGAAGAGCTGGATATTCTTGATCACTCAAGAGTTAAACTGGTTCTTGACCGGGGCTTTTACAGTGAGGTCAATATTAACAACCTGTTTAAGAATCACGTGAAGTTCCTTGCAGGTGTCAGAATGTCTCTGAAATTTGTCTATGGAGAACTTGATGCAGTCTATGACATTTTTAGGAGCTTTGAGCGTTACAGTGAGAATTACGAACTGTATTACCAGACTATCCGGACCACCTGGAATTATACGCAGGAGCGTCCTTACAAAGGAGATACTCTTCAGGAATCACGCCGCCTTTACATTCATTATTACTACAACATCGACCGGGCAGCCGAAGATGAGAAAAACTTCGACCGTAAGCTAATTGCACTAAAAAAAGAACTGGAATCAGGAGAGCGTGTTCCAGGACACGCTAAACTTTACAAGCAGTACTTCATTACCAAAACAACACCTAAGAGAGGAACAAAGGCACAGATTATTGATGAAAATGTCATCAAAGCCAAGCGATATTTTGGGTTTTTTGCTCTGATTACCAATGAAAAGATGGATGCAGTAACTGCTCTTGAACTCTACCGCAACAAAGATGTGGTTGAAAAGGCCTTTGGAAATCTCAAAGAACGCCTGAATATGCGCCGTACACTCGTTTCTTCAGAACAGAGCCTTGATGGGAAACTGTTTGTGCAGTTTGTGGCACTGATCTACTTATCTTATCTCAAAAAGCAGATGCAGGATCATAACCTTTTCAGGAATTACACATTGCCTGGTATGTTGGACAAACTGGATGTCATCGAGTGTTTTGAACAACCAGGAAAATCTCTCAGAGTGGGTGAGATACTCGATAAACAGGAGCAGCTGTACCGGGACCTGGGGGTGACACCACCCACATCGTTATGA
- a CDS encoding IS4 family transposase, giving the protein MSLELEQEGLKIKEILEKYLNVEEIYCAATRTGFITRERKTDPFAFLFALVLGRFSQDTPSIVKYNRIYNSLSGKDHSIEYNSFYDRFDESCLSFINECLDICLNKAMSEASAELYGHLRKFKDLLIQDNSIVRIHPSFSEKYPATRTRSKAARIKIACLFSELTNSPAKVTLSAENTNDNKTLEIGPWIKDKLLLIDRGFFKHETFANIMENEGFFISRVKKTSKPRIKELGFDIPEHLREKCYGKTIFEAMEILKGRDIDANVTLNYPVQNSNGKRDLIPFELRFIAIYNEEKEDYHTYLTNLSREYKAKTVSDLYSLRWDIELLFKEMKSEYGLGKIKTKNEYLMEIAIKIPILTLIISRKLFWSVLELVDEKDKKDYRITKWARIFAENSIRILRTYFREIFPLDKENEWDWILRDLIRGTRTDRKKRKYLTMDCYH; this is encoded by the coding sequence ATGTCTCTTGAATTAGAGCAAGAAGGGCTTAAAATCAAGGAAATCCTTGAGAAATACCTCAATGTTGAGGAAATATATTGCGCGGCCACCAGAACAGGTTTTATCACCAGAGAAAGGAAAACTGATCCATTTGCATTTTTATTTGCACTGGTTTTAGGTAGATTTTCTCAGGACACGCCGTCCATTGTAAAGTATAACAGAATATACAACTCATTGTCCGGTAAGGATCATTCTATTGAGTATAACTCATTTTACGACCGTTTTGATGAAAGTTGCCTTAGTTTCATCAATGAATGCCTTGATATCTGTCTAAATAAGGCTATGTCCGAAGCCAGTGCTGAATTATATGGTCATTTAAGGAAATTTAAAGATTTACTGATTCAGGACAATAGCATAGTTAGAATTCATCCATCTTTTTCAGAGAAGTATCCGGCAACCAGAACACGTTCTAAAGCTGCCAGAATTAAAATTGCCTGTCTTTTCAGTGAACTTACCAATTCACCGGCTAAAGTTACATTATCAGCTGAAAATACAAATGACAATAAAACTCTGGAGATTGGTCCCTGGATTAAGGACAAACTCCTCCTAATAGATAGGGGTTTTTTTAAGCATGAAACTTTTGCTAATATAATGGAGAATGAAGGCTTCTTTATCTCCAGAGTAAAAAAAACCTCCAAACCCAGAATTAAAGAATTGGGCTTTGATATTCCAGAGCATTTAAGGGAGAAATGTTACGGTAAGACAATATTTGAGGCAATGGAGATTCTCAAAGGCAGAGATATAGATGCAAATGTAACTTTGAATTATCCAGTTCAAAATTCCAATGGAAAAAGAGATTTAATCCCTTTTGAATTACGATTTATTGCCATATACAACGAGGAAAAAGAAGATTACCACACTTATCTTACAAATTTATCCAGAGAATATAAGGCCAAAACAGTTTCGGATCTGTATTCTCTTAGGTGGGATATTGAACTCCTGTTTAAAGAGATGAAAAGTGAATATGGCTTAGGGAAAATAAAGACTAAAAATGAATATCTAATGGAGATTGCCATAAAAATACCCATATTGACGTTAATTATTAGCAGGAAACTCTTTTGGTCGGTTCTTGAACTTGTCGATGAAAAAGACAAAAAAGATTATAGAATTACCAAATGGGCCAGAATATTTGCTGAAAATTCAATTAGAATCCTGAGAACATACTTTAGGGAAATATTTCCACTTGATAAAGAGAACGAATGGGATTGGATATTAAGAGATTTAATCCGTGGAACTCGGACTGATCGTAAAAAACGAAAATATCTAACCATGGACTGTTATCACTGA